A portion of the Nitrospiria bacterium genome contains these proteins:
- the hpnD gene encoding presqualene diphosphate synthase HpnD: MSVQAAQSRHRESNFAPSFLFLPGPQREAIERVYAFCRALDDVSDSALNPEEKKRRLEFWRAELSRCYDGRGTHPIILPLQKTVKEFRLTRTHFEELIQGVEMDLTTSRYANFVHLSQYCYRVAGTVGLICIEIFGCPDERDYAVALGIAFQITNILRDVKDDAQRGRIYLPQDDLRRFGYTEAELMKSAYNEPFVELMRFEAERAGDYFRRAADLLKPEHRRQLIAPEIMAAIYSALLRRIQTVRYNVFEHRVRLSKPRKLALAVKTALMIRTGIGHPIPT; encoded by the coding sequence ATGTCGGTCCAAGCGGCTCAGAGCAGGCATCGGGAAAGCAATTTCGCGCCGTCGTTTCTGTTCCTGCCCGGACCCCAACGGGAGGCGATCGAGCGCGTCTACGCCTTTTGCCGGGCCTTGGACGACGTTTCCGACAGCGCGCTGAACCCGGAGGAAAAAAAACGCCGTTTGGAATTCTGGCGGGCGGAATTGAGCCGATGTTACGACGGCCGGGGAACCCATCCGATCATCCTGCCCCTGCAGAAAACCGTGAAAGAATTTCGCCTGACCCGGACCCATTTTGAAGAGCTGATTCAGGGGGTCGAGATGGATCTCACGACCTCGCGCTACGCCAATTTCGTCCATCTCTCCCAGTACTGTTACCGAGTCGCGGGCACGGTCGGATTGATCTGCATCGAGATTTTCGGCTGCCCGGACGAGCGGGATTACGCCGTCGCGCTGGGCATCGCGTTTCAGATCACGAATATCCTCCGGGACGTCAAGGATGACGCGCAACGGGGACGGATCTATCTCCCCCAGGACGATCTTCGCCGCTTCGGCTACACCGAGGCCGAGCTGATGAAATCGGCCTACAACGAACCCTTCGTGGAGCTCATGCGGTTTGAGGCCGAACGTGCCGGCGACTACTTCCGCAGGGCGGCCGATCTGCTCAAGCCCGAACACCGACGGCAGCTCATCGCCCCCGAGATCATGGCCGCCATCTACTCGGCCCTTCTCCGAAGGATCCAAACCGTCCGTTACAACGTCTTTGAACACCGCGTCCGCCTCTCCAAACCCCGCAAACTCGCCCTGGCCGTCAAAACCGCGCTGATGATCCGGACCGGAATCGGTCACCCGATCCCAACATGA
- the hpnE gene encoding hydroxysqualene dehydroxylase HpnE, protein MKTVLIIGGGFAGLSAGVALADRGAKVAVIEQRRILGGRAYSIEDGATGELIDNGQHALLGAFHETQKFLKSIGTENLVRYQDRFRMVLAEPGGGRMVLTGSSLPPPFHLLTGVAGCRGLSVRDRLHLLRAGASIVLKRSLPDAMTLKEWLDRLHQPESLRQRWWYPLSISALNELPQRASANLFLRVLRQTFLGSLRDSSFGIITVGLGDLYTEQARGFIEARGGEVYLNAPADRLAFSNRRFEALVLRNGGAMTADYAVSAVPHHALRKLLSPELMDSGGPFEALGHLGDSPMVSIHLWFDRPVMDEEFIGLIDSPIQWVFDKSRLWNKDETRAGALACITSGAYDLIDRPRDELIALAHKELARFFPEVREAKLIHSRLIKERMATYSCTPEAERWRPDQKTAYENFFLAGDWTRTGLPATIEGAVTSGHRCAELILRSG, encoded by the coding sequence ATGAAAACGGTTCTGATCATCGGCGGTGGATTTGCCGGTCTGTCGGCCGGCGTGGCCCTCGCAGATCGGGGTGCGAAGGTCGCCGTGATCGAGCAACGGCGGATTCTGGGCGGCCGGGCCTACTCGATCGAGGACGGGGCGACCGGCGAGCTGATCGACAACGGCCAGCACGCGCTGCTGGGCGCGTTTCATGAGACGCAGAAATTTTTAAAATCCATCGGCACGGAGAACCTCGTCCGCTATCAGGACCGCTTCCGGATGGTCCTGGCCGAACCCGGCGGCGGCCGGATGGTCCTAACCGGATCTTCTCTGCCCCCGCCGTTTCATTTGTTGACCGGCGTGGCCGGCTGCCGTGGCCTTTCGGTAAGAGACCGCCTGCACCTGCTTCGGGCCGGGGCCTCGATCGTCCTGAAACGGTCGCTTCCGGATGCGATGACGCTCAAAGAATGGCTGGACCGTCTTCATCAGCCGGAATCGCTCCGTCAGCGCTGGTGGTACCCCCTTTCGATCTCGGCCCTGAACGAACTCCCCCAGCGGGCTTCGGCGAACCTGTTTCTCCGCGTTCTGCGGCAGACCTTTCTCGGATCGCTCCGGGATTCCTCCTTCGGGATCATCACGGTCGGGCTGGGCGACCTGTACACCGAGCAGGCCCGCGGTTTCATCGAGGCCCGCGGCGGGGAAGTTTATCTGAACGCCCCGGCCGACCGCCTCGCTTTCTCGAACCGAAGATTCGAGGCCCTCGTGCTGCGCAACGGCGGGGCCATGACGGCCGATTACGCCGTCAGCGCCGTGCCGCATCATGCCTTGCGAAAATTGTTGTCGCCGGAGCTCATGGACAGCGGCGGGCCCTTCGAGGCGCTCGGCCATTTGGGAGACTCGCCGATGGTCTCGATTCATCTCTGGTTTGACCGGCCGGTGATGGACGAAGAGTTCATCGGCCTGATCGACTCGCCGATTCAATGGGTCTTCGACAAGTCTCGCCTTTGGAACAAAGACGAAACACGGGCCGGGGCGCTGGCCTGCATCACGAGCGGGGCTTACGATCTGATCGACCGGCCGCGGGACGAATTGATCGCGCTGGCCCATAAGGAATTGGCCCGCTTTTTCCCGGAAGTTCGGGAGGCCAAGCTGATCCATTCCCGTCTGATCAAGGAGCGCATGGCGACCTACTCCTGCACGCCCGAGGCCGAGCGATGGCGGCCGGATCAGAAAACGGCCTACGAGAATTTCTTCCTGGCCGGCGACTGGACCCGCACCGGACTCCCGGCCACGATCGAAGGCGCCGTGACCAGCGGTCACCGCTGCGCCGAATTAATCCTCCGGTCCGGATAG